CCCTTATTGTTTCTGCTCAGACTATACTTGAAAATCCCTAAATATGTCTTtaagcttttgaatttaaaagATGTCTTTTAGGGTTTAGTCAAGTTTTCTTCGATTCCCATCCTCCAGTTTGGGCTCAATGTCATTTTTTGTGAGCCCATGGAATACCGTGGGCATATTTCAAAAATAGCACTTAACTAAGAGAATCATAATAATCTGTCGACGTCTTTGtttcccccattttatttatttatttatttatttatttatttattatcttttctagggccgcacctgaggcatatgaagtttcccaggctaggggtccacttggagctttagccaccggcctacacacagcaacgtgggatccgagccatgtctgcaaactacactacagctcaggacaacgccagatccttaacccactgagctaggccagggattgaacccaaacctaatgattcctagtcagatttgctaaccactaagccaggacgggaactctttCCCCACTGTATTTTAAATCACCTGAGGTCATGAATGCTGTACTTTTTATCCTAGTTTCTATTATAGTCTCCAATACAGAGTTGATATTTTATACTTGCTTAAAAGTGGAAATAAGTTATTTCTGTATTCTAGTTTgtataaaaaagattatttgaatAAAGAAATGATTGAATGCTAACACtctattttgtgtctttttttacaGGCTCTTAAATCTGATCTACAatggaaaaatttcttttttatctgtttttcattGGCATAGCAGTGAAAGCTCAGATCTGTCCAAAACGTTGTGTCTGTCAGATTTTGTCTCCTAATCTTGCAACCCTTTGTGCCAAGAAAGGGCTTTTATTTGTTCCACCAAACATTGACAGAAGAACTGTGGAACTGCGTTTGGCAGACAATTTTGttacaaatattaaaaggaaagattttGCCAATATGACCAGCTTGGTGGACCTGACACTTTCCAGGAATACAATAAGTTTTATTACACCTCATGCTTTTGCTGACCTACGGAATTTGAGGGCATTGCATTTGAATAGCAACAGATTGACTAAAATTACAAATGATATGTTCAGTGGGCTTTCCAATCTCCATCATTTGATATTGAACAACAATCAGCTGACTTTAATTTCTTCTACAGCATTTGATGATGTCTTTGCCCTTGAGGAGCTGGATCTGTCCTATAATAATTTAGAAACAATCCCTTGGGATGCTGTTGAAAAAATGGTTAGCTTGCACACCCTTAGCTTGGATCACAATATGATTGATAACATTCCTAAGGGGACTTTCTCCCACTTGCACAAGATGACTCGGCTAGATGTAACGTCAAATAAACTGCAGAAGCTACCGCCTGACCCTCTCTTTCAGCGAGCTCAGGTACTGGCAACCTCAGGAATCATAAGTCCATCTACTTTTGCATTAAGTTTTGGTGGAAACCCCTTGCATTGCAATTGTGAATTGTTGTGGTTgaggcgtctatccagagaagaTGATCTGGAGACCTGTGCTTCTCCAGCCCTTTTAACTGGCCGCTATTTTTGGTCAATTCCAGAGGAAGAGTTTTTGTGTGAGCCTCCTCTTATTACTCGTCATACACATGAGATGAGAGTGCTGGAGGGTCAAAGGGCAACCCTGAGGTGCAAAGCCAGGGGAGACCCCGAACCTGCAATACACTGGATTTCTCCTGAAGGGAAGCTTATTTCAAATGCAACAAGATCTCTGGTGTATGATAATGGAACACTTGACATTCTTATAACAACTGTTAAGGATACAGGTGCTTTTACCTGCATTGCTTCCAATCCTGCTGGGGAAGCAACACAAACGGTGGATCTTCATATAATTAAGCTCCCTCATTTACTAAATAGTACAAACCATATCCATGAGCCTGATCCTGGTTCTTCAGATATTTCAACGTCTACAAAGTCAGGTTCTAATGCAAGCAGTAGTAATGGTGATCCTAAAATGAGTCAAGATAAAATTGTGGTGGCAGAAGCCACATCATCTACGGCActccttaaatttaattttcaaagaaatatccCTGGAATACGTATGTTTCAAATCCAGTACAATGGTACTTATGATGACACCCTTGTTTACAGGTAAGAGAAGTTAAGCAAATCTTTATACTTTCCATACATCTTAGTGTAGGGCTTGATAATGAATGTACTACTTCTTTTTTAGTTGGCAGTGTTATGTTGTAATTAAAGTACTCCATTTTTTTAAGCGTATAATATAAAGCCTGTGAAAGGTGAATACATATGGGGAAATATTTTGAATGGTGTTATTTTCAGAGAGttccaatttatatttaatattatgctTACTTACTTTCTTTCCCCCTCATCTAAGAGATGTGACTATCAGAGAACaagattgatttattttaaaaaaattcaaaaacataccaGAACTTACACATCCACATGAGTGTTCTTTCCTTCAAGGAAGTCACGTTGGGAGGCTATATCATTATCCCAATAATGCTGCCATTGCTCAAAGCACTTTTGGAATTATCTTTAGAACCTTCGTCATACTATTTTGAATATCCTCAGTGGTGGCAAATCTTCGTCTTTTGAGGGTGAATTTGAATTTTGGAAACAAGCAAAAGCCATTTGGAGCCAAGTCTTGTGAATAAGGTGGGTGATCAAGATGGGTGTTGCCATTTTTGGTCAAAAATAGGATGTAACTATAAAATaatgagactgatttttttttgagtgattgagtcttgtgtgtttgtgtgtgtgtgtgtgtgtgtgtgtgtgtgtgtgtgtgggtctcTTATATACTGGTTCTTAAGACAGTTCCAAAGAAAATGTAAGTATTTTGAGCAGTGAAAGTATTGGTGGAGTTAAGTGTATAATCTCTGGGTAAGGACACTGGGGGAGAATTTACATCTGACTAAAAAATTTCTGGTATGTTTTTCTAAAGTTcagcttcattgatttatagTCACATCTTGTCCAATTTTCAGTtggaaatatacattttttacctCTCCATATAGTTTTACTCATGATAGACTATTACTGTATCTAGGAAATGATGCAAAATCATgactgaaatatatataaatttttttcatctttaagcTTTTCTGAAATAAGATCAAATTATTTCTTATACACCCAGATGAATTCTTAAAGATAATTCAATTTTCACTCATGTATGGgaatgagaaatttttttaaaaaataagcatggactggtaggaaaaaacaaaactgacctAGCCAGTTATATGATAGATCCTCGGTAATGTTCTACCTGGCTgagttttaattttctcatctttaaaaggaAGAGATTAGAGTAAATAGTTTCTAATATCCCTCTCATCACTAAGTGAATGGGGATGTAAACTCTGATGCATGTATGTTAGCATAAAGTAGTTTGCCATTGTCATACTCAGCTTTCGCTTATGCTGTGGACTATTTCACCCATTGTCAAAGATGAGGTGCCATCTTTACCACTCACTTTCCTGTAGctaccaaatattttatatattttagacatcAGCTCTGTGAAGTAggtcattttctattttccaaattcCAAGATTTTAATCCTGCCATAGAAGTCAGTTCTCTATGACCTGGAGGAAATTGCTTGAATCCCTGACCCTAATGTTTGTCATATATAAGATAGTGATAATGCTCACCTCATACAGTCattgtgaaaatgaaattataatgcatataaagtgcttagtAATGCCTGGCCTTTATCATACCCTCACTCCATGGATAGTGATTTCAACCACAAATGCATACTCTGGCCTAAAACTTTCTTGGTACATTAAGAAAACGATGTTTAGGTTGGATAACAGATTAGCATTGCCAAGTCTTAAAACTTCTAAAActctttcagagaaaaaaaatatagttccaagccttttttccaaattaaatctTAGTTTAGGTCATATATGGCTGCAGTTGAGAAAAATAAGTTAGTGGAGAATAGGATCCGCAGAAGGCTTTTGCGATATGATGGATTCAGAGATGTCTTAAACTCTTACCAAACTTTACAGACCATGTTCTGGAAGTCATTTCATTAGCCCACAATGGGAAGGGCGGGAGCTTCATGCTCTGGTCAACAGCTTTGCCCTGTTCATGTTTCTAGGATAATATTACTCATACATTTTCATCAACCTCATTTATAGATAAAAACATACTGGGAACCCAATGTTGAAGAAATTAGAGAGGGTTGAGATTTGTAAATAAAGTACTTTAATCTTAGTAATTATCTTAGTTATTAAAGATAGGTTTACTAAGTACCATTCCATAGCAGCTTATAACTGATTTGGAAAATAATACTCTGAATTGCATTTCCATTCTGGTTTCTAATGTGATTGTCAGTGTTTTCCCTTCCTTCAAATTGGCTTTTAGTCACAGAGGTGTTGTAAGTGCTAAATGGATTTGTTTAGTAGTCAGATAATGTCACAGTCACACCTTTCAAAAGCAATTTGTCATAAATGATTTTTTAGCTGTGGCTTTTATTAGGAGTTCTGCTTTGCCAAGCAATGTAATTAGTAAGCTTGTCAAAGCATGGTACAGGCACCATCAATATAATGCAGAATCCAACAATGACTTTTAGCCATTTTAACTGGGTAAATACAAGATTAGATCATTTTCCCATATTTCATATCTGTTATAAATGTGCTTATCTTAATGAGTACTGAAATGAAACAGCTGAAGTCATAATGGCTCTgtttgtatatctgtttttgttttgtttttaatattaacacAAATTCCATTGTCCCTCAGAATGATACCTCCTACGAGCAAAACTTTTCTTGTCAATAACCTGGCTGCTGGAACTATGTATGACTTGTGTGTCTTGGCAATATATGATGATGGCATCACTTCCCTCACTGCCACAAGAGTCGTGGGTTGCATCCAGTTTACTACAGAACAGGATTATGTGCGATGCCACTTCATGCAGTCCCAGTTTTTGGGAGGCACcatgattattattattggtgGAATCATTGTAGCATCTGTGCTGGTTTTCATCATCATTCTAATGATCCGCTATAAGGTTTGTAACAATAATGGACAACACAAGGTCACCAAGGTCAGCAATGTCTACTCTCAAACTAATGGGGCTCAAATACAAGGCTGCAGTGTGACACTGCCCCAGTCCGTGTCCAAACAAGCTGTGGGGCACGAAGAGAATACCCAGTGTTGTAAAGTTGCCAATGACAATGTGATACAATCTTCAGAAACTTGTTCCAGTCAGGACTCCTCTACCACTACCTCTGCTTTGCCTCCTACCTGGACTTCAAGCACTTCTGTGTcccaaaagcagaaaagaaagactgGCACGAAGCCAAGTACCGAACCACAAAGTGAAGTTGTCACAAATGTTGAGTCCCAAAACACTAACAGGAACAACTCAACTGCCTTGCAGTTAGCTAGTCGACCTCCTGATTCTGGCACAGAGGGCCCCACATCTAAAAGAGCACATTCAAAGCCAAGTAAGTTTTTCACTTTGCCTGCTGAGAGATCCAGAGCAAGGCACAGGTACTCCCTGAATGGAGAATTAAAGGAATACTATTGTTATATTAACTCACCGAACACATGTGGACtcttttctaaaagaagcatgTCTATGAATGCGATGTTAATTCAGTCCAGCAGTTCTGATGGGCATAGTGGAAAAGCAACTCTTTCAAATTCTAAGTGGATATTGGAAAGCACTGTGTaacctattatttctttttaatgaaaaattattttgagaactCATATAGGAGATTGGAATTCAAAGTCCTAGTCTTGTCTCTCTGATACGTGGCTAATAGAGCAGTGGTGTATAAACCCTCTAGGGTACAGTTCGTATATACACaaaggtaatatatatataatggcttAGGGAAAAATGCATGACAGCAGTGCCTTCCCCTATTCTAGGACTGGCTTCCAGGTTTTGCAATAGCAGGCCACAAAATGAAAGTTGTAGAGTCATACATAAATAATGATATTTCCTCCAGTCTTACATAGTACCACCTATGAATGATTGGTATTTTTCAATTGGTAgattgtatattttctttcaatgATGGTGGCATTTGTTTTTAGGCAAGTATTTTAGAGAACAATTCTGtgttatgttatttaaaataaaatattcacttaaGTATACTTGGACAGTGTTAAAATAAGTACCATTTTAAACAACATTCTTGGTTCAGGTGCCTTAATGTTTCTATGGTATTTCTCATCCACCACACGGCTTTTCCCAtgggaagcagaagaaaagacaatTGGTTTgccatttatcaaaaaaaaaaaaaaaaaaaaagccaatacaGCTTTAAGTCACAGCCAGTTTTAAGTCATATGCATCTGCCTGGGCATATGAaggtgttttcatttattcagtacacatttgttgaatgaacgagctttatatttttcttaacgCAAGTTAAATAGGGAGATAGAAATACAAAACTGCCTTTATTAAAgggatgtttattttttatcaccaagtaaaataaaaatcttctaatggagtttttattacatttataagcaATATAAAGTCATAGCTCATTAATCAGAGAATAGTTTTCTTCTTCCCTTGTGTGCTATAattctgaattttaatatttttctctcagagtaagatagtaaatatatttattatttgaacCAAAGTTTGTGATGAAATTTAATTAGATGTTATACAGCTTAGTGGgaatacatcatttaaaataggatttttaggagttcccattgtggcagaatgggttaagaatgcaactgtagcagcttgggtcactgtggaggcacaggttcaatacctggctggcacagtgagttaaaggctcttacattgctgcagctgcagattcaatccctggcctaggaacttccatatactgctggtgcagccattaaaaaaaaaaagaaaaaaaaaaggctttaattTAGTCAGACAATAATACCGTTCCTTGATGATATGGCATTTTTGAACCTTCACTGAAATTGAGGTCTATAGAAAAATGTTCTATCTACTCCTTGAAATTTTTACCATATTATATGGTAACTTGATGGTGTTTTATTAAAGATCATTAAACAGGGGCgtggggattttgtttgttttgttttgagaataATGCTTATGTGGGAACCTCGTGCAAAACATTTTTAgccataacaaaagaaaatatatactttatgtaAAATACTACCTGGGAGTAAGTTAAACACATGGTTAAAGTTTATTAACTTTCAGATTACTCGAAATACCATTTAAACACAGGTGAAGAATATCATTCATTAGTTTAATTTCCTCTTGGCGGAGACATTTATAAACTTTTCAGTTAATTTTAACTTGACAGAGGCATACCTTGTGCATGATTTATTATGATGACATTCAAAAGTGGGTTAGATTAAAACAGAGGTTACTTTCTGAGGCAATATTGAAAACATTTGGCTAATGGGCTTAGGTGTTTCCTAAGTACTCTCTCTGCCCTGCTTCTCTTTCTGAAGTTTGTTGTTCACATTTCTAAGGTATAATCAGCCTTAGTGGGTCCAGTATAGAGTTCTtgggaggaataaatgagatcaCATGTAAGGTAGTATTTTGTAAAAATCAAAGCATTACTCaaagttaaaatgtattttcaacacTATTTCTGTAGTAATGTTCCAATACCagctaatgttttaaattaacacCAATTTCTTAATTCTTCATGAAGGTACTCATTGACAGAAGcatattatttttcccctttgtagTTTTTACCTGCATAGTATTAAAAAATCCTGAGTATATAAAAGTTTTCAAGACATAAAGAAATGCGTCCCCCAACAGGGGATCTCTGACATTATTATGTAGGTTGTGTCAAGAGGGCTCTAAAATCATACAACACAGGCAGCAACTTAGCATGCCTACTCCAAGCTACTGattaacttattttcattttccagttacctctcttttttaaaaaatcaatttcctgCTTATGTTTCTAATGAAACtttaattaaatatcttttatttctcataaaCATTTCAAACCAATAATATCTAATCATGTGAAATTTCTTATTTGACTAAATCCATTTAAACCATTTAAATTGTTATTACTTTTACAAGACATTTTTAGGGTGAAATGAACCAAAAGCTTAAACACTTGTTCTAGAAGTAATAAGGCCTGTATTCCTAGCTTTCAAAGagtttatatttgaataaaagatttgaaaaaagaTTGGGTTATCAAGAGGGTCAAATGTTATTTGGTTCTGTTCATAAGTATATGAATAACGTTTTGCCCAGAGTAGTTTTAGTGTGAAGtgactgaaaaataaatctgtgagAAGGTTAGGGGTGATTAAAGGTACCAGTTAAAATATCCAAAACGCAGTAGTTATTcatatgaatgaatgagcaaatggaTAGATGAATAAGTAAATGGAGCCAGAGAGAAAGATTCATTAACAAGAATTTTGATTAATTAGCACAACAGAGATATGTGCTCCAAAATCTAATATAAGCCAGAAATTCTGTCCCTCTTGTTGTTTTTATTCTGTCATTCTGACATTCCTTATTTAACCAACTACAGAGCATATAGTTTTGCTATTTGTTGTTGCTCACTGTGTATAGTTTGTATATGTTGTTTTGGCTtccctgttcttattttttaaaatttttagccaTTTTACACTATGGTTTCTGCTTGTTCGCtataaaaaccaacaaataatatatttacagatatttactccaaaactttttaaaaattatatgtgttcCTATATTTTGGTTTGCTTCTTTTGGGTAATTGTCCCCCCATTTGAAAATGTCAAACTTATTAAAGTAggtctttttaagaaaatatacatatactatatgaGTCCCATAAGGGTACGGAAGCATCAAAGCATCCTCAAAATCCTAAGAAGAAAGAGTTTGGTTTGATGaacattaattatttttagtCTACAAATAGATTAACACAGAGGTATattaaatacaataatttaaaCAAGAAATAGTAACACCTTTGCTGAGGACAACATATATAGCCTACATTTTTTCCAAACGTTAAATGTCGCAGTTAGTTGAAATCACAATAAGCTATTTAATACTTTTAGACAGTTGATTTTAGCTACTTCGCAGATATCATCACCAAACAGGTTTTAGAATATAAGTTTTTGAGCTTTTGTAAGCCATATACGAGCATAACGAGTTTACTACCTGAAGGGTACATACTTTCTCCGTAAGaatttaaggaattttaaaaaattaaatgtcttcCATTTGTCTATAAgaatctatcttttttttcttttttcttttttagagccgtacccacgacatatggaagttcccaggctgcagcggGGGCAGGGGAATCAAatcatcaaatcagagctacagcttccagcctacaccatagccacagcaatggtggatcccccacccactgagcgaggcctcagggattgaacctgcatccgcatggatactagttggattctgctgcaccatgacagggactctaagaatcttttatcttttttgtgaaGTATTTTCTACTTCACTTCAAGGCCCTCAAAAAGTACttccaaattaaaatttaaccattttatttgcttatattactgaaaggaaattaatattttatttataaaataaaaacattaataaagcaATTATCACAAAGTTCATATCAGTGTTTTTGGTtcctaaattttaatatttcctcttctatttattcacaaaataaacttaaaagaattattaaaatgccaatagtttaaaaaattcaaaaacataaagCATCTTATGGCACACAGAATTGTAAAGGTAaatggggcattttttttttcaaagaagactgCAGATACAAGCCGATTTTCTTCTCAATGTAGCAGAATTCCACTTCCATTCTATATTGTTAAGTAAGCAGTGTTCATTTACATTAGACAGAATGAAAACTCACTCCTTTGCTCATTGTTCCCTTGAGTCTCAGAAAGAGTTAAGATGCTtctgtgagtgagtgtgtgaagCGTTTTGGGGAAAGGACTTCAGCCCAGAGGTGGATTGGCTGGGAAAAGGATATTTTTCTTATCCTCCCCAGTTGGTAATAAAACactaatgatgataataataatagagtaATGCAATTTATCTTATTTATGAGAAGAATGTTAATTGAGATAAATTTATGGGTAAtgaaatttcactttaaaaaattcatagagggttggagttcctgtcatggctcagtggttaatgaatctgactaggaaccatgaggttgcagttcaatccctgcccttgctcagtgggttaaggatccggcattgccatcagctgtggtatagattgcagatgcggctccgatcctgagttgctgtggctctggagtaggctggaggctacatctctgattagacccctagcctgggaacctccatatgccatgggagcagccctagaaaaggcaaaaagacaaaaaaaaaatcatagaggaaagagaaaataaccaaaataagactggaatcttttttttctttttttatgactgcaatTTTATAGTAGTTTCAGAGCTCTGTTTTTCAGATTACTCAGTCCTTTCCCGCCCATGCTAGATAAATATATGCTGGGATTATAAATGCAATTAGTTTTATCAGGTTTGAAGATGTCTGTTTTATGCAACAGAAATGATCCTTCTTGTAGCAGTACAGAAGATCACTCGATACAGAAAGAATAGTAAGTGTATTATTGAATCAAGTAATTCTAAATATGTGATGTTATCTGAAGTGGGACCTAGAAAATAATAGTTTGTAACTGAGAGTATATTAAAGTATGAAATTACCTCTTTAAGGTCACATTAATGCTTTTGCCATTTCATCAGATATTTTCAGTAGTCCATATAGCAAAACAATCAATGTACCATTTTCTTCTGATTCTGTCAGCTATTTCAAAGTCAAAATttagaatctaggagttcccacgtggctcagcggaaacgaatctgacgtatgcatgaggatgcaggttcgatccctgtccttgctcagtgggttaaaggatctggtgttgctgtgagctgtagtgtaggtcaccggtgtggctcagatctggcatggctgtggtgtagtccagcagctacagctctgattcagctcctagcccaggaacctccatatgccatgggtgcagccctaaaagacacaaaaaatttaGGATCTAAAGTTACCATTGAACAATATACACTATATTACTCATATAGTAATACATACATAGATTATATGTATTACTTACATaggtatataaatatgtgtacttataaattaaccattttaaatcatCAATTTGCGTCCTGCAACATGAATTataattaatgtaataaaattagaattaaatgGGCTGCTATCAGAGAACTTCTCCCAGAACAGCTGTCCAACCTATACTTCTCATTTATCAGGTTACAATGGAGTATAAACTCTCtactacaaatttatttttttgaacatCCTAGTGATAAACCCCTCTAGAGTTTGTCTagttacattattttcaagtagaTGACTGTTATGTGTATGAATtatataaacaacaaaaagtatTTTCAGATACATTCAGGGGAAAGTCATGAAGTCTCTTTcgttttatttttagaagtagaTGCACATTTATTCTTGTCTGAAACATGAAGTAGACACTTACTGTGATGCTGCTCCAAAATATGTCCAATATGTAATTATTCTGGTAAAGGAAAGGGGCTTATGAAATATACTCTGTGGGCGCTACCATAAtgtaatttcctaattttttttttctgtataatgtGAAGATATTATTGCTTTCATGTGAAACCTAATCTCCAGGTGTCTGtaaatttatatgaatatttgAGCTGGGGGTTTTCTCCTGTTCTCATCACATCACCTATGAACCCTTAGAACAACTTTTTCCTAAGACAcctaattttttcttataattgtgTCACTTCTTAATGACTAgaagtatttgtttaaaatagGTCATTTGGCAAGGAAATAGAATGTGTACTATGCAGGactatttaattatattaaatacatatggaCTTTTAAAGGCAGAATATTTGCATTTGGAACATTACTGCTTTATGAAAGGATAAATGGGTACTCAGGAAAACATACTATTATCTTGGGGGTGCTGAATAATGGTTTATTTGGAAATGGTTATTTTTTTACTCTGCATGTGAATATGGTGAAACTACATTTCccgctttggatttttttttttcctttgatttgtcTCTCCATATCAATCATGTGCAACTCTGTGGTCGAAATGTTAAGTAAGATGAATAGAAGTCTGATTCTCTTATTGAACTCTTGCAGGAAAAGTGCACTCCATACTGACAATTGCTCATTTTAGTAATgagaacaatattttaaaaaattctgccttTAGAGTGTTAGGTGTCAGGAAGTAGCCATAGAGAATTACAAAGTATTAGTCAATTGCAATTATCCAAGAACTggtaagttattttttaaagacagctAGATACATTTTTGCTAAGAGGAATTTTATCAAGACTTCAGTGAGAAGTATTTTAAGATTTGTTTCATAAAAAATGAATTGCTCATGACACTGAAAATTTTATTCCCAGATGCTTTGCCGACTAATGTTGACCCGATTGTCCAGGAAACACAGGTGAGATTCTCATTACCTGTAAGCAGTTAAGTGggtatattcttttataaatgaatttttaatttttgttttgctagCTTATGTAAGTTGTTTAAATCTTCCATTAAAACTTACTCAGTGCTCAGTGGTAAAGACTGAAGTTCAGTTTGGTTAAGTGAATTTCCAGTTCCTAAACAGACATATTTCTGATTAACTGAACATTACTGATTCATGTTGTAAAACTAAAGGGAATACTAGTGTGACTTTGGAGTCACTGTTGTAATCACAAATGATATAAT
The nucleotide sequence above comes from Phacochoerus africanus isolate WHEZ1 chromosome 2, ROS_Pafr_v1, whole genome shotgun sequence. Encoded proteins:
- the LRFN5 gene encoding leucine-rich repeat and fibronectin type-III domain-containing protein 5 isoform X2; protein product: MEKFLFYLFFIGIAVKAQICPKRCVCQILSPNLATLCAKKGLLFVPPNIDRRTVELRLADNFVTNIKRKDFANMTSLVDLTLSRNTISFITPHAFADLRNLRALHLNSNRLTKITNDMFSGLSNLHHLILNNNQLTLISSTAFDDVFALEELDLSYNNLETIPWDAVEKMVSLHTLSLDHNMIDNIPKGTFSHLHKMTRLDVTSNKLQKLPPDPLFQRAQVLATSGIISPSTFALSFGGNPLHCNCELLWLRRLSREDDLETCASPALLTGRYFWSIPEEEFLCEPPLITRHTHEMRVLEGQRATLRCKARGDPEPAIHWISPEGKLISNATRSLVYDNGTLDILITTVKDTGAFTCIASNPAGEATQTVDLHIIKLPHLLNSTNHIHEPDPGSSDISTSTKSGSNASSSNGDPKMSQDKIVVAEATSSTALLKFNFQRNIPGIRMFQIQYNGTYDDTLVYRMIPPTSKTFLVNNLAAGTMYDLCVLAIYDDGITSLTATRVVGCIQFTTEQDYVRCHFMQSQFLGGTMIIIIGGIIVASVLVFIIILMIRYKVCNNNGQHKVTKVSNVYSQTNGAQIQGCSVTLPQSVSKQAVGHEENTQCCKVANDNVIQSSETCSSQDSSTTTSALPPTWTSSTSVSQKQKRKTGTKPSTEPQSEVVTNVESQNTNRNNSTALQLASRPPDSGTEGPTSKRAHSKPNALPTNVDPIVQETQIFPKVQTVA
- the LRFN5 gene encoding leucine-rich repeat and fibronectin type-III domain-containing protein 5 isoform X3, producing MEKFLFYLFFIGIAVKAQICPKRCVCQILSPNLATLCAKKGLLFVPPNIDRRTVELRLADNFVTNIKRKDFANMTSLVDLTLSRNTISFITPHAFADLRNLRALHLNSNRLTKITNDMFSGLSNLHHLILNNNQLTLISSTAFDDVFALEELDLSYNNLETIPWDAVEKMVSLHTLSLDHNMIDNIPKGTFSHLHKMTRLDVTSNKLQKLPPDPLFQRAQVLATSGIISPSTFALSFGGNPLHCNCELLWLRRLSREDDLETCASPALLTGRYFWSIPEEEFLCEPPLITRHTHEMRVLEGQRATLRCKARGDPEPAIHWISPEGKLISNATRSLVYDNGTLDILITTVKDTGAFTCIASNPAGEATQTVDLHIIKLPHLLNSTNHIHEPDPGSSDISTSTKSGSNASSSNGDPKMSQDKIVVAEATSSTALLKFNFQRNIPGIRMFQIQYNGTYDDTLVYRMIPPTSKTFLVNNLAAGTMYDLCVLAIYDDGITSLTATRVVGCIQFTTEQDYVRCHFMQSQFLGGTMIIIIGGIIVASVLVFIIILMIRYKVCNNNGQHKVTKVSNVYSQTNGAQIQGCSVTLPQSVSKQAVGHEENTQCCKVANDNVIQSSETCSSQDSSTTTSALPPTWTSSTSVSQKQKRKTGTKPSTEPQSEVVTNVESQNTNRNNSTALQLASRPPDSGTEGPTSKRAHSKPNALPTNVDPIVQETQRPELI
- the LRFN5 gene encoding leucine-rich repeat and fibronectin type-III domain-containing protein 5 isoform X1, which codes for MEKFLFYLFFIGIAVKAQICPKRCVCQILSPNLATLCAKKGLLFVPPNIDRRTVELRLADNFVTNIKRKDFANMTSLVDLTLSRNTISFITPHAFADLRNLRALHLNSNRLTKITNDMFSGLSNLHHLILNNNQLTLISSTAFDDVFALEELDLSYNNLETIPWDAVEKMVSLHTLSLDHNMIDNIPKGTFSHLHKMTRLDVTSNKLQKLPPDPLFQRAQVLATSGIISPSTFALSFGGNPLHCNCELLWLRRLSREDDLETCASPALLTGRYFWSIPEEEFLCEPPLITRHTHEMRVLEGQRATLRCKARGDPEPAIHWISPEGKLISNATRSLVYDNGTLDILITTVKDTGAFTCIASNPAGEATQTVDLHIIKLPHLLNSTNHIHEPDPGSSDISTSTKSGSNASSSNGDPKMSQDKIVVAEATSSTALLKFNFQRNIPGIRMFQIQYNGTYDDTLVYRMIPPTSKTFLVNNLAAGTMYDLCVLAIYDDGITSLTATRVVGCIQFTTEQDYVRCHFMQSQFLGGTMIIIIGGIIVASVLVFIIILMIRYKVCNNNGQHKVTKVSNVYSQTNGAQIQGCSVTLPQSVSKQAVGHEENTQCCKVANDNVIQSSETCSSQDSSTTTSALPPTWTSSTSVSQKQKRKTGTKPSTEPQSEVVTNVESQNTNRNNSTALQLASRPPDSGTEGPTSKRAHSKPSKFFTLPAERSRARHRYSLNGELKEYYCYINSPNTCGLFSKRSMSMNAMLIQSSSSDGHSGKATLSNSKWILESTV